Proteins encoded together in one Camelina sativa cultivar DH55 chromosome 9, Cs, whole genome shotgun sequence window:
- the LOC104710955 gene encoding putative sucrose transport protein SUC6 isoform X2, which yields MSDLQENNNAATVEKSSSSSSTADVDGPSPLRKMISVASIAAGIQFGWALQLSLLTPYVQLLGVPHKWSSLIWLCGPISGLLVQPTVGYYSDRCQSRFGRRRPFIAAGAFLVAVAVFLIGYAADFGHSLGDKVEERVKSKAVVIFALGFWILDVANNTLQGPCRAFLGDLAAGDARKTRTANAAFSFFMAVGNVLGYAAGSYSHLHKIFPFTMTKSCDIYCANLKSCFFLSITLLLVVTIISLWYVEDKPWSPKADSNEEKKTPFFGELFGAFKVMKRPMWMLLITTSLNWIAWFPFLLFDTDWMGREVYGGSSEGDDNMKRLYNQGVTVGALGLMLNSIVLGFFSLGIEGISRKIGAKRLWGAVNIILAVCLAMTVLVSKKAEEHRKTAGALALPTDSIKGGALALFAILGIPLAYSIRPSFHNLKQHRGRPRTLSRSFKYGNRDTTNDCIIWSWSC from the exons ATGAGTGACctccaagaaaacaacaatgcaGCGACGGTGGAGAAGTCTTCTTCATCGTCGTCTACGGCAGATGTTGATGGGCCATCACCACTCAGAAAGATGATATCCGTAGCTTCTATCGCTGCTGGTATACAGTTTGGTTGGGCTCTTCAATTATCTCTGCTAACTCCGTACGTGCAACTTCTCGGGGTTCCACACAAATGGTCATCTCTCATCTGGCTATGTGGTCCTATCTCCGGCTTACTTGTCCAACCAACCGTCGGTTACTACAGCGATCGATGTCAGTCAAGATTCGGTCGTCGTCGTCCTTTCATCGCCGCTGGCGCATTTCTAGTCGCCGTGGCTGTTTTCTTAATCGGTTACGCGGCTGATTTTGGCCACAGCTTGGGAGACAAAGTCGAGGAGCGTGTAAAGTCAAAAGCCGTCGTTATCTTCGCACTCGGGTTCTGGATCCTGGACGTGGCTAACAACACTCTCCAAGGACCTTGTCGTGCTTTCCTCGGTGATTTAGCAGCTGGAGACGCTAGGAAAACGCGAACCGCAAACGCggctttctctttcttcatggCTGTTGGAAACGTTTTAGGGTACGCGGCTGGTTCATACAGTCACCTCCACAAGATCTTTCCTTTCACAATGACTAAATCATGTGACATCTATTGCGCAAATCTAAAGAGTTGTTTCTTCCTCTCTATCACTCTCCTCCTCGTTGTCACCATCATATCTCTTTGGTACGTCGAAGACAAACCATGGTCGCCAAAGGCAGACTCCaacgaagagaagaaaactcCCTTCTTCGGTGAGTTATTTGGAGCCTTCAAGGTGATGAAACGTCCAATGTGGATGTTGTTGATCACAACATCCTTGAACTGGATTGCGTGGTTCCCTTTCCTTTTATTCGATACCGACTGGATGGGTCGTGAAGTATACGGTGGAAGCTCAGAGGGAGATGATAACATGAAGAGACTTTACAACCAAGGAGTCACCGTTGGTGCGTTGGGATTGATGCTTAACTCAATcgttcttggattcttttcgCTTGGTATTGAAGGTATTAGCAGGAAAATTGGAGCCAAAAGGCTTTGGGGAGCTGTGAATATCATCCTCGCCGTGTGTTTGGCAATGACGGTTTTGGTTTCTAAAAAGGCGGAGGAGCACCGGAAAACTGCCGGTGCCTTGGCCCTTCCCACCGATAGCATCAAAGGTGGAGCATTGGCTCTCTTTGCTATTCTTGGAATTCCTCTTGCT TATTCCATTCGCCCTAGCTTCCATAATCTCAAGCAGCACCGGGGCCGGCCAag GACTCTCTCTAGGAGTTTTAAATATGGCAATCGTGATACCACAAATGATTGTATCATTTGGAGCTGGTCCTGTTGA
- the LOC104710954 gene encoding uncharacterized protein LOC104710954 codes for MAILGTQTPSSASTVLLCPPIRRATRFGTPCTTSIIITRSADTSFLYMGRLLEGFGVGIISYTVILNSSGHHHLTSTLSNPLYTGKQTTPIQPHVKITLSL; via the exons ATGGCAATCCTTGGAACGCAAACTCCCTCCTCTGCTTCCACTGTCTTGCTGTGTCCTCCTATCAGGAGAGCGACGCGTTTTGGCACTCCTTGTACTACATCCATCATCATCACGAGAAGTGCG GATACTTCCTTTCTTTACATGGGGAGACTTTTAGAAGGCTTTGGCGTTGGAATCATCTCTTACACTGTAATTCTGAACTCGTCTGGTCACCATCATCTAACATCGACTTTATCCAATCCTCTCTACACAGGCAAACAAACCACACCGATTCAACCTCACGTGAAGATCACACTTTCATTGTAA
- the LOC104710955 gene encoding putative sucrose transport protein SUC6 isoform X1, which yields MSDLQENNNAATVEKSSSSSSTADVDGPSPLRKMISVASIAAGIQFGWALQLSLLTPYVQLLGVPHKWSSLIWLCGPISGLLVQPTVGYYSDRCQSRFGRRRPFIAAGAFLVAVAVFLIGYAADFGHSLGDKVEERVKSKAVVIFALGFWILDVANNTLQGPCRAFLGDLAAGDARKTRTANAAFSFFMAVGNVLGYAAGSYSHLHKIFPFTMTKSCDIYCANLKSCFFLSITLLLVVTIISLWYVEDKPWSPKADSNEEKKTPFFGELFGAFKVMKRPMWMLLITTSLNWIAWFPFLLFDTDWMGREVYGGSSEGDDNMKRLYNQGVTVGALGLMLNSIVLGFFSLGIEGISRKIGAKRLWGAVNIILAVCLAMTVLVSKKAEEHRKTAGALALPTDSIKGGALALFAILGIPLAITFSIPFALASIISSSTGAGQGLSLGVLNMAIVIPQMIVSFGAGPVDALFGGGNLPGFVVGAIAAAISSVVAFTVLP from the exons ATGAGTGACctccaagaaaacaacaatgcaGCGACGGTGGAGAAGTCTTCTTCATCGTCGTCTACGGCAGATGTTGATGGGCCATCACCACTCAGAAAGATGATATCCGTAGCTTCTATCGCTGCTGGTATACAGTTTGGTTGGGCTCTTCAATTATCTCTGCTAACTCCGTACGTGCAACTTCTCGGGGTTCCACACAAATGGTCATCTCTCATCTGGCTATGTGGTCCTATCTCCGGCTTACTTGTCCAACCAACCGTCGGTTACTACAGCGATCGATGTCAGTCAAGATTCGGTCGTCGTCGTCCTTTCATCGCCGCTGGCGCATTTCTAGTCGCCGTGGCTGTTTTCTTAATCGGTTACGCGGCTGATTTTGGCCACAGCTTGGGAGACAAAGTCGAGGAGCGTGTAAAGTCAAAAGCCGTCGTTATCTTCGCACTCGGGTTCTGGATCCTGGACGTGGCTAACAACACTCTCCAAGGACCTTGTCGTGCTTTCCTCGGTGATTTAGCAGCTGGAGACGCTAGGAAAACGCGAACCGCAAACGCggctttctctttcttcatggCTGTTGGAAACGTTTTAGGGTACGCGGCTGGTTCATACAGTCACCTCCACAAGATCTTTCCTTTCACAATGACTAAATCATGTGACATCTATTGCGCAAATCTAAAGAGTTGTTTCTTCCTCTCTATCACTCTCCTCCTCGTTGTCACCATCATATCTCTTTGGTACGTCGAAGACAAACCATGGTCGCCAAAGGCAGACTCCaacgaagagaagaaaactcCCTTCTTCGGTGAGTTATTTGGAGCCTTCAAGGTGATGAAACGTCCAATGTGGATGTTGTTGATCACAACATCCTTGAACTGGATTGCGTGGTTCCCTTTCCTTTTATTCGATACCGACTGGATGGGTCGTGAAGTATACGGTGGAAGCTCAGAGGGAGATGATAACATGAAGAGACTTTACAACCAAGGAGTCACCGTTGGTGCGTTGGGATTGATGCTTAACTCAATcgttcttggattcttttcgCTTGGTATTGAAGGTATTAGCAGGAAAATTGGAGCCAAAAGGCTTTGGGGAGCTGTGAATATCATCCTCGCCGTGTGTTTGGCAATGACGGTTTTGGTTTCTAAAAAGGCGGAGGAGCACCGGAAAACTGCCGGTGCCTTGGCCCTTCCCACCGATAGCATCAAAGGTGGAGCATTGGCTCTCTTTGCTATTCTTGGAATTCCTCTTGCT aTTACTTTCAGTATTCCATTCGCCCTAGCTTCCATAATCTCAAGCAGCACCGGGGCCGGCCAag GACTCTCTCTAGGAGTTTTAAATATGGCAATCGTGATACCACAAATGATTGTATCATTTGGAGCTGGTCCTGTTGATGCATTATTTGGAGGTGGAAACTTACCAGGATTTGTGGTCGGAGCAATTGCAGCGGCTATTAGCAGTGTTGTAGCATTTACTGTTTTACCTTAA
- the LOC109126418 gene encoding protein kinase 2B, chloroplastic-like, protein MLNGSLENHLFERGSNVLSWSLRMKEAIGAARGLCFLHEAKDQVIYRDFKAANILLDSGFNPKLSDFGLAKEGPKDNRSHVTTQVIGTEGYAAPEYLATGHLTTKCDVYSFGVVLLEILSGRRAIDKTKAREEEYLVEWATPYLRDKRKVFRIMDTKLVGQYPQKAAFMMSFLALQCIGEVKGRPSMPEVLSLLEKVTIPRHRKSRSRGFATNSSSKRFLRHPN, encoded by the exons ATGCTTAATGGTAGTCTTGAAAATCATTTGTTTGAAA GGGGTTCTAATGTGCTTTCTTGGTCACTGCGTATGAAAGAGGCGATTGGTGCTGCTAGAGGGCTTTGTTTTTTGCACGAAGCTAAGGATCAAGTCATTTACAGAGACTTCAAAGCAGCAAATATCCTTCTTGATTCAGGATTCAACCCAAAACTCTCAGACTTTGGATTGGCGAAAGAAGGTCCAAAAGACAACCGTTCACATGTGACAACCCAAGTCATCGGTACAGAAGGTTACGCAGCTCCAGAATATCTAGCAAcag GTCATCTAACAACGAAATGTGACGTCTACAGCTTTGGTGTAGTCTTGCTAGAGATTCTATCTGGACGTAGAGCAATAGACAAAACTAAAGCTCGAGAAGAAGAATATTTAGTGGAATGGGCGACACCTTACTTGCGAGACAAGCGAAAAGTGTTTAGGATAATGGACACGAAGCTTGTGGGTCAATACCCTCAGAAAGCAGCGTTTATGATGTCTTTCTTGGCTTTACAATGTATTGGAGAGGTTAAAGGTAGACCATCGATGCCTGAGGTCTTGTCTCTTCTTGAGAAAGTTACAATTCCAAGACATCGAAAGAGTAGAAGCAGAGGTTTTGCTACTAACTCTTCTTCCAAACGGTTTCTCAGACACCCTAATTAA